Within the Papaver somniferum cultivar HN1 unplaced genomic scaffold, ASM357369v1 unplaced-scaffold_132, whole genome shotgun sequence genome, the region GTAGTCTTTACTTTACCAGTACATATCTCAATGCTAAAaagtagggctgaacatggtttcggttttccgccaGAACTGGAACGAACCACACCGATTaggaagaaaccgaaccaaaccatttactaatggattggttatggtaaaaagaaattaaaaaactaCATTActggttcggttttggtttgacgtgaaaaccgaaccaaaaaccagtGGAAAACCGATAAGTAATTAGGTACATGAAGTATCATACCAAGAAATACTTGAAGAAGCACAATGTCAGAGACTGGTTGAGAGTCATTGACTCATTGTGGCACATGTAGTTATGAATATGGAATTTGGAGCATGCAGAACTTGgaatttatgtatttttaatcTGTAATGTTTATGTTTTGAACTATGCTTATAAACTTGAGTTATGAACTACGCTTGTGTGTTAATTACATTCTGCAGGTAGGTTAAAAAAattcaactgtgttattttttgTAAAGATTTGAACTGTTCGTTTCAGAAAACTGACATACAGTCGGTTTTCCATTAACCCAATGGAACAAACCGAAACCGGGTAAAACCATTTAGAAACCGaatcaatggttaatggattggttaggtttagatttttagaaaccgatagtaaTGATTTCAGTTTTGGTTTGGCTGGAAACCGAGCAGAAACCGACTATGAAAAACCCTACTAAAAAGACCATCCATATTGTCCTTAGATCTCCTCTTAGAATTTTCCTCGAGATTTTTAGCGACACTCAGCTCATGTTTTttagttgtggaaacacatattgcATCATCATTATTTCTTAGTTTTATGGTCAAGTATAAAAAGCGTGACGTCTTTAGGGGCgaccctgaaagaattaggggcgacataataagacaaaataggttgaaaatacttatatgtcccttcataatcggtagtatagttttttttatctaccgattacaaAATCTCATTTTTGGGacaactctatattcggtagttatgtgaactattttgactaccgattataggctcaaccaaattaaaaaaaatagagaatttttgcaaaatctcattttggggctactctatattcggtagttatatgaactatcttgactaccgattatggtaggattcCAGCAAAGATAACCACTATATAATTGGAAGTCATGATAACTTCATTTCCTACCGATtgtaggctcaaccaaaattcaaaaaatagaggattttgccaaaatctcattttggggcgacTCTATATTCgctagttatatgaactattttgACTACCGAATATGGTTGGATATTTGCAGAGAGCgccactgtataatcggaagtcaggataacttcatttcctaccgattataggctcaaccaagattcaaaaaatagaggattttgccaaaatctcattttggggcgactctatattcggtagttatatgaactatcttgactaccgattatgtaGGATTTCAGCAAAGAGGTCTACTGcataatcggaagtcaggataacttcatttcCTATCGATTATAggttcaaccaaaattcaaaaaatacaaaatctcattttggggctactctatattcgggaattaaataacctaaattcactaccgattatggtagcatttTTGCCAAAGGTCTAGTTTAATCGGGGGTCAAAATAACTTTATTTGCTACCGATTAtaggataatcaaaattcaaaagatagaggatttttattttggggatactttatattcggaagttaTATAAACTAAATTGACTCCCGATTGTGGATTAACTTCCCGATTGTaaaattatctaccgattgtgaaggGTAGTTTGGCCAATAGAAAAAACGGGAGATAAGGAATAGCTACattttacgtttgggtgaccctattttgtctttagtgtcgcccctaattcttttggggtcgcccctaaaTATGCCAGGATAAAAAATATCTTTTAgaccaaaataaaaacaaaaaaaaatacccaGAACTAGCCGGGAGGTCCACTATATGTGAGCCCGTTTTCCCTTTGTCAAAATCTCTCTGTTTGTCAAGGATTTTTGATATAAAAACTATTTCATGTTTAATTAATCGAGATAAGATGAGAATCCAAAGATAATCTAACAGGAAAAGACTTGGATATACAACAGGGCCAAGGCTTTTGAGACCCTGGGTCACTGATGTGCAAGTGCAATATCCTTTGCCAAGAGATAATGATGAAATAGACACGTAAAACTTTGGCGGTGTTTCTGTACCGATCATTTCAGCTGCAAAGTACatgaggaaaagaaaaaaaaaaaagaaagagagaaagctGGAAAGCAGTGGAGACATGGAGCCGTCTTGGAGAGTCGTCACATAGAAGTTGCCCAAAAAGAAGACCCCCCTCCTCCAACTGCTCAAGTAAACAAAGCTTGCAAGAAATACTCGTCGAACTTTCCTAATTCTTATAACCACTGATATTCCTCCACGTGTCACCGCACCGCCCAAGCGCAGTTGGTTTTCAGGAAGCGGAATCAATCCAGTAGTATTCTTTGTTTTTGTATACCTAAATTCCATAggtgggagagagagagagagagagagagtagttGCAAAAGCTTTTTTGAGTTGGACTGGTGTCTTGGGGGTCAGTAGTCAGTCAATAGTGAATGAGTTGTATTTGGATAAAAATGGGATTTTTTTTCTTGCTTTCTAGTGCCATTAGTACAGCTCATGTGCTGAGCAAACACACTCTGTAGTGTTCTCACTTTCTTAGTTGTCTCTCTGGGGTTAAGTTGCTGCTTCCACTTGTTAACCCTCCTCCCTCCCCCATTTCATTCAATTCCTCCCTTGCTCTCTCTTTCTCCCTTGCtctctcttgattctttctttcttccttcaAATCAAAACTAAGTAAACTCTATTCTTGCATCATATCATGGCTACTGAGACTGTTGCTATTCCTGATCATACTACTACTGAGGTAAAATAAATTCTCTTGAGCAAAACTGCTATTATTATGTTTTTTCTATTATTGGTTTTGAGGATTGGGTTTTGTATAGACTTAACATTCTTTGGGGTTccgtcaaaagaaaagaaaaaagatttgGTTTAGATAGAAGTTTCTACTTGAGGGTTTTTAAGTAGGAGTATTTGGATTCCTTTTGAGTCTACATACCCAACTTTAACTCTTTAATTACTTTGCTTCTCtgtctattttcttttcttttttacttttagaaaattttatgttTTGGAAGAAATTGTGTGAGAGTCGGTAAAATTAAGAGCTTATGCATCAATAGAAGTTCAAGAGCTTATTACTTTCGTCTACCAGAGCCGATCAGTGGACTTGTAAACAAATAAATCAGTGtttgcttttgctgaaataagtACTTGATTTTCTCTTATCACTTATTGGGATGGGATTTAAGTAATACATGGATTGACCAAGTGACAGCATGAACATCTGTTTCTAGTTTCTTTGCTAAATTTTTAAGTCTTTGGTTTTGTTATTTAATTCCTGTCAGGGGGTTTGGTTGCTtggtattttattaattatgatgCGTTTCGTACCACGGACTTTTGCCTTCCAAAAACAAATATTTTGGTTGCCTATTGATGGATCTTTTATTTGTTGAATTTGAAGCGCAAAACAAGAAGGTCTCATTTGAAATTGGTTGAGGATTTTATGTTTTAGCCAACGCAAGAAATTTTTCTGTCACtttctttaggtttgttttgtttaTCGGTTAATAACTTGTTAAGAACTTGATATACTCGTATAATATATGAGTTCTACGTTTCTCTGGCGTGATAATATTTGAAGAACCAAACTTGGAGAGAGTGAATGGAGGATTCATATTATAGCATAGTTTCTTGGTATCCATTTGAATTATGTTAACAACTCCTTGTTAATTTGATTGGATAcgcaatactccctccgtttatgGCAAAGAGATACTATCCGATAATGATTTCCTTTGCTATCTATATCCCGACACTTTAGCTTATTGTTTCACAATTCTTGCAGCAAGTTGAGAAGCAAGTATCTGAAGTTAAAGCCATTGAACAAGAAGTTATTTCTCCACCCAAGGAAAACGGAGTAGAAGTTGTGGAAGAAAATCCCAAAACTGAGGAATTAGCATGTCCAGCTCACGCAGTCGCatcagaagaaaagaaagaagaccaACCAATTGAAGCACCTGCTGTTGTGCCCGTTGAAAAGGTTGATGAGGTTCCTGTTTTGGATGCTCAAGCTGTAGATGGCCAAAAAGTTATTGAGGAATGCAAACCAGAACCAGATGTTTCTGATGCTCCCGTTGCGGCAATTGCAGTTGTTGAAAAGGAACCAGAAGTGGTGTCAAAGTTAGATGATGTCCCTGTTGTTGAGGAGGTTCCTGTTTTGGATGCTCAAGCTGTAGATGTCCAAAAAGCTATCGAGGAATGCAAACCAGAACCAGATGTTTCTGATGTTCCCGTTGCGGCAACTGCAGTTGTTGAAAAGGAACCAGAAGTGGTGTCAAAGTTAGATGATGTCCCTGTTGTTGAGGAGGTGATACAACCTGAAACCACCCCTACTGAGGTCGTGAGTGATTCCATTTCCGCTGTCGCAGTTACTGAAAAGTCACTTGAGGCGGTAGATATATTGGAGGAGGTAACTCCTACTTCAGAAGTAAAAGTTCCAGAACCAGACTCTAAAGTAGTCGAAGTGCCAGAACCGGTTGTGGTAGTGGAGGAAAAATCACCTGAAGTTGTTAAAGTAGTGGAAGAAAAAACTGAGGTTATTGAGCCTAAAGAAAGTGCAGAGAGTAAAATTCCAAAAGGTAAAACCCTCGAGGAACTGATGTCTAAAGATCAGGAGCCTGTTGCACCTGCAGTTCTTGATACAGTAACTCCTACCAGTCAGGAAACTCCTGCTGAACCAATAGAAATTAATGTGGCTAAGGTAGAGGAAGTATCTGCTGTTCCTGATGTTGTAAATACAGCCGATATTGAGGTGGGAAAAGTTGAGGAGGTCAACGAACCTGAGATTACCAAGACCGAGGATGTAGCTAACAGTAACGTGGTTGAGGAACTGGCAACAGAAACTGCACTTGATGCTGGAAAGGTTGAAGAACAGAAAGAAGTAGAAAACATTAAATGTGAAGAAGCTGTTGAAGAGAAGAATgtgaaagttgaagaaaaacaacTCGAGACTGCCAAGGAGGAGGAAGTGAGCCATTCCAGTTCGGCTACTGAGGTTACTGAAAAGCCTTCTGAAGTAGAGACCACATCTAGGGATGTCGAAGTGGTCCCTGAAGAGAAAAGAGAGGAGTGTGTTAAAGATGATAAAGTCGCTTCTGTTGAACCTAGCAAGGATAAAAATGTAGATGAAAAAACCGGTGTTGTTGATACTGCTACTGCTGCCGCTACTACTGCTACTGTCGATGCACCAGTGGAAGAAACCAAGGAGTTAGTATCAGAGGAGAAAGCAGCAAACTCTGTAGAATGTGGTGCAGATAAATTGGATAAAGCAGCAGACACGGTTGAGGAAAATGCAAAACCTGATGCCCCAATTCTGGAGTCCAGCAAAGATGTTACAGTCCCAAAAGCAGAAGAGGACCTACCTAAACAAGATACTCCACCCAAGGCAAAACATTCAAACAACATCATGTCAAAGGTGAAACAGTCGATTGTGAAAGTGAAGAAAGCAATCATTGGAAAATCTCCTAGCTCAAAAACCATCTCAGTCGATACCAAGGAAGATTTGAAAGCAAAGTAGGATGAAGATACTTCAAAATCGTTTTATCAGGTTGCATTTTCCTGCTTGGATTTTGTATTGTAATATGGGGTCATATTGAATGTCGGGTCTTGCTGTGTGCTGTCTCTGCTGCGGATGCTTCAGTAACATCAAATGGGTGTACATAGAAGGTAAGATTGATGCACTTGCTCTACACgtgactagtttttttttttttacttcttcaaATTTTATTCATTTTAGTTGTAAGTATTGTTTGGGTTTGTTAGTGCTTCGTTCAGGTATATGTTTAATGCTTATCAATTTGTGTGGCGGTTTTCAGTTGATAGgatcatgtaatgtttgtgttacAGTTATAAACTTACGATTTGATAAATGTAATTCGCTTGGTGTTGATAATTTTCTCTTTTCAAAGTAATGTGAACTTTTTTATGCCATCTTTCCTACACATTGTCTCGTGCAGTTCATATATGTTTGGTCAAAACTGAATACAAGAATGTATAATGTAGCTTCTCGTATTGGAACCACCTGATAATCTTCAGTGTGAAATCTCTTTCCTCGTTATAATGTCAGGTCAGGTCAGGTCAGGTCGCTTATATCTGATGGTGAAATTTATATATACGAGTTCTTGTTTTAAAAATCAGAAAAGGCATTTCATTTTATATGATGACGATGTAAAAGCTTGATAAGAACAACCACATCATACTCTGCATTTCTTGTTGGCCTCAAAAAATTCTATTATATGTATTCTCATTGAATGGGGGTCATATCTTTGAAGTTAACTGGTTACCTACCACTCTCTTTCAATCACACCTTGGCTCCAGAAATAGACGTcacattcttcctcttctttCTATTACGGCACTTCGAGTGCTTTTCACCGGAAAAGTTTGTAAATGTTGGGGTGATCCGAAACGCAAAGAACAGTACACTTTCTATTAGCTCATTTTATTTCACTTATATACATAGATAAAACAACTGCCTGCCAAGTTTATTAGGTTCACCCATATAAACATATGAACATGATCATTCAAGTATCGGCCGAGTCTcgagtttttcttttttcatttgacACTTTCATCTATGCATCTAGTTATTTGTCTTCTCATTGCTAAACAAAAAATATGAAGCTGAAATTCTGGACACGAAAATATAGAGTGGTAAGGATAATGACAGAGCATTCTGTATTAGACACCCAAACTCTTTAGGACCACAGGGAGACCGAACTGTGGTTGCAGAGTAAGGTTGTCGACTGGTGCATGGATGTACGTGGAGGAGAGAGAGAATGAGAATCTCTGAAGAATCAGTGCAATCACCAGCTTCGCTTCCATCATTGCAAAATTCCGTCCAATGCAGGCTCTAGGACCTACTGAAAATGCAAGGAGCGCATTTGGATGTTTTGCAGCTTTTGACACCCCCTGGGAAAATCTCCAGGGATTAAACTCATTAGATCTTCCCCCCATTGCATTTTGCTCCTGTGAATCATTGCAAGAGGAATTGTCACCATAGTATCTTTAGGAATCATCAGTTTTCCCAATTTCATGTCTTCGGAAGCTACCCTGACCAACGAAATCACTGGGCAGTACAGCCTCAAAGCTTCAAGAATAACCATGTTCACCTGCAAAGTTAACATTAACATTTAGCAGGTGCAACGCACATAAACTCTCTGAATATGTTGTCAATGTAGTAATCATCATGAATCAATTTCTCTGATTCTAGCACAAGATaccgaagaagaaaaaaaaaagatgatttaTTACCAGTTTCAATCTGTTCAGTTTTTCTGCATCAGGAACCTCACTTCCACATTCTTTCAGGACTTCTTCTCTGAGTCTCTTCTGCCATTCCGGGTGTAAACTCAGCAGGTACACTGTCCATGTAAGCAAATTGGAAGTAGTTTCATGCCCTGCAAAGTAGAATGTTTTGCACTCCTCTATGATCTCATGCATGTTCAGCTTTAGATCTGCTTGCTTAATGCTAGCAGGTTCAGACACACCCATCAATACCCCGAGTAAATCGTCTCCATAGCCAGATTCGTCACCTTTTTTTAATCTACTCTCCACGATGCTTCTGACAGTAGTTCTTATTTTCGAATCAAGCTTCCACGTCTGACGATTTGACCAAGTAGGAATATATCTGCAATAAAGGAGAGCAGGAAGTATTCAAAGTGCCTATCTCATAGAGACTGtattaaaaatgaaaagaatgaaGAAGGGTGAGCAAATCACTTACTGCCTTCCGGGGATGTATATATCAGTAGCAGATGCAAGTACATATGGTTGAAGCTCCCGTTGAGTCTCGAATACTGCTTTCCCTTCGAGATAGCTACTACCAAAGGCAGTATGCGCAATTATATCGCCTGTTAAAATTTGAAATTCTCTTCTAATATCGATCTCTTTAAAATGATCCTTAGAGCAAACCAACTGATGTTCCCAGCCTTCGAGTGTAGATAGAGTGCATGCTGCCATTCTTCTAGTCATTGCCTTGAGTTTGTCTGTGTTGAATGCAGGATTGACAACCCTTCTATGCTTCACCCAATCCATTCCAGTAACTAGAGCCAATCCCTTCCCTATCATTGCAACTGCTGTTGGATTAATCCTCGGTTTCGTGTAAAAACCAAATTTGTTCGATAAGACTTGTTTCGCCAGATCAGGGTCAGTAATGCAAATTCTGGGGTCTATTCCATACCAATAGAGGAATGGTTTTCCTGTTTGAgcccaagaagaagaaaaaaaaaacagaagtcaGACATTTACAAGAAGAATGCATTCAGGGTGGGAAGAACTCCTAGTGGTGAGTACAATGTTAGAACTCCTCCCCAAGATCTTTCAAATGGTTGTCCATGGGTTCACTCACACAAGTCCAAGCTGCCAAGGTGAACGTGCAACGACTAACATGCAAAAGGCTAGTGAAGAAACTAGTGTATCATGTTATCTTCCCTTTGTTCTTCATTTCTTTCTTGTAAGCAACACAATTTAAGGCTGAACTATAAGACTTGACAGGATTCATATTTGGAAAACCAAACTAGAGAAGAAGACTattagaagaagagaaaacagcCAATGGTTAAATTTACCACAAGAATAACAAtttaaaaatatgaaaaaccccaCAGAAACCCACAgtaaatcaataaatatgaattTAAATGAGAGATGGAGACCATATTCTGAGGTCCACTTGAGGTAATAAGGCAAAACTTTAGGAATGATGTCATGAGAATTCAAATCCAAGACCATATTTCTTGCTTCTTTCTTCAGCTTCTTGATTTCAGGTAGTGAACCTGACAGCACCGAATACGGAGGTCCTCTGATTCCTTGTTTCTCAAAAAACCTTGTAACAACATAAGGCCTCCATATAAGAAGCTTAAAGAGTTTCCAAAGTGTAGAGACTAGTACAAGTGTTAGCACCAGCAAAACAAGCCTAAGATAACCCATTTTCTCCATGTCCTTCAATTCTCactattgatgatgatgatgatgatgagagagTTATATGTACTGTGTGAAAGACCGAGATTTATCGAGAAATAGAATTATATGATGTTATATGAAGTCACGGGTGATGTAAGCATGGTAGATGTGGTGCCATAACTAGGATAAATCAGTTTTTCGTGGCTGTCATGCAGTTACCAGAGCCTTAGGCACTACTACTCTATGTCAGTGTCACTCTCAAAATCTCTGCTTTTACACCACAACCAGTTACCTTTAATTTGAAATTTTGTATCTTTTGCACTAATTTTGGAAACATAGGTAACCAAATTATCTGGCATATCTCTATCTTCCAGCTCTACTTTTTTCTAGAAGAAGTTATATGCCCCCACTTTGTGAGCTGAGCACCCTTTTCTCTCTCTGCCTGTAATCGAATTCTAACTCCAAATGTCTAATTACTAAAGTTGACAGTTTATCTAACAGAACTAATTTCAGTATGTTTATCCTTGCAAGATTTCCCAGTTTGTAATTGTCTGTGCCTTTCTAACCAACTTTAGCATGACATATTAACTAAGAGAGTATGACAACAAAAGAAGTGGTTATGAGTTGGAAAAAACAATATCACTAAAGGCGCACTAAAATGCATCAAATGGAAATGCCAAATTTGGTTTGGATTCTAGCAAATAATTGACTTCGGTAGAATTCAGATAAGCAGGATATAGCGCATCGAGTACACCACAATTCAGACCTGATTGCATTTTTTTCTAGATTGTTTCCGCTCGCATAAGTGAGTACACCACAATTCGCCAACAAAGAGTTTTAGGAAGAAGAAGTTGGGTAAGTCATTGATCTTACAAATATTAGGCGTAATTATCAACCTTCAGATTGGGAGGAACAGGGTATTAAGCATGTTAAGATTGCATGCAAGGGTAGGGTTCATTGCCTGATCGAGTCT harbors:
- the LOC113332749 gene encoding uncharacterized protein LOC113332749 isoform X1, which gives rise to MATETVAIPDHTTTEQVEKQVSEVKAIEQEVISPPKENGVEVVEENPKTEELACPAHAVASEEKKEDQPIEAPAVVPVEKVDEVPVLDAQAVDGQKVIEECKPEPDVSDAPVAAIAVVEKEPEVVSKLDDVPVVEEVPVLDAQAVDVQKAIEECKPEPDVSDVPVAATAVVEKEPEVVSKLDDVPVVEEVIQPETTPTEVVSDSISAVAVTEKSLEAVDILEEVTPTSEVKVPEPDSKVVEVPEPVVVVEEKSPEVVKVVEEKTEVIEPKESAESKIPKGKTLEELMSKDQEPVAPAVLDTVTPTSQETPAEPIEINVAKVEEVSAVPDVVNTADIEVGKVEEVNEPEITKTEDVANSNVVEELATETALDAGKVEEQKEVENIKCEEAVEEKNVKVEEKQLETAKEEEVSHSSSATEVTEKPSEVETTSRDVEVVPEEKREECVKDDKVASVEPSKDKNVDEKTGVVDTATAAATTATVDAPVEETKELVSEEKAANSVECGADKLDKAADTVEENAKPDAPILESSKDVTVPKAEEDLPKQDTPPKAKHSNNIMSKVKQSIVKVKKAIIGKSPSSKTISVDTKEDLKAK
- the LOC113332749 gene encoding uncharacterized protein LOC113332749 isoform X2, with product MATETVAIPDHTTTEQVEKQVSEVKAIEQEVISPPKENGVEVVEENPKTEELACPAHAVASEEKKEDQPIEAPAVVPVEKVDEVPVLDAQAVDGQKVIEECKPEPDVSDAPVAAIAVVEKEPEVVSKLDDVPVVEEVIQPETTPTEVVSDSISAVAVTEKSLEAVDILEEVTPTSEVKVPEPDSKVVEVPEPVVVVEEKSPEVVKVVEEKTEVIEPKESAESKIPKGKTLEELMSKDQEPVAPAVLDTVTPTSQETPAEPIEINVAKVEEVSAVPDVVNTADIEVGKVEEVNEPEITKTEDVANSNVVEELATETALDAGKVEEQKEVENIKCEEAVEEKNVKVEEKQLETAKEEEVSHSSSATEVTEKPSEVETTSRDVEVVPEEKREECVKDDKVASVEPSKDKNVDEKTGVVDTATAAATTATVDAPVEETKELVSEEKAANSVECGADKLDKAADTVEENAKPDAPILESSKDVTVPKAEEDLPKQDTPPKAKHSNNIMSKVKQSIVKVKKAIIGKSPSSKTISVDTKEDLKAK